The Loxodonta africana isolate mLoxAfr1 chromosome 1, mLoxAfr1.hap2, whole genome shotgun sequence genomic sequence TAGAAGCTTTGTCCTCTCCCGGAGCCTCGCATCAGGTCTTCAATGCACAGTTCCTCACCAGTGGCCCAATCCAGCAGTGACACCATTAATCTCTTCCTTCCCTGTCCTTCCTCAGTAACTTCTAGATGCAAGCTAGAGGAAAAATACCTCCGATTACCTTCCCTTACCTATCTCAGTTTAATTCTGAGGCCACTAAGCCTCCATCTTGCAGTATCTTCCAGAATTTATGCTTTGACTCTATGCCTCTTTGCCTCCCAGTTCATCAGCTTGCATGAGAACAGCCAGAGCAGCACTGACGACGTGAGTGAGCGTGCCATCGCAGAGCTGTGGCTGCAGCACAGCTTGCGGTGCCACTGTCTCTCAGCCCAGCTCCGGCCTCTGCTCGGGGATAGACAGTACATCAGAAAGTTCTACACAGGTAGGTGGAGGTCACTTAACCGGGATTGTTGCATATGCCTCCTCATTCTCTTCCACCTCACTCTTCCTCCATAGACCTCTCTAACCCTGAAGGGCCTCTTACATCACTTGATGCCATAGAGATTCTAATTAGAAACGTATCCAGTCTTCCCTCTCACCTCCCATGAAAAGCATAATTACACTTTATGCTAAGAATTCCCCTACTTGGATACATACAAACCAATAAGCataactaccatttattgagagTCTCACTGTATATAATTTTATACATGtactcttcacaacaaccctaagaGATGAGtatttttacccctattttccaaTCGGGGAAACAGCTCAAGGAGATTAGGTGACTTGGCCAAAGTCACACCACTAATGAATGGTAGAACCAGAATTCAGATCTAGGtctttcttttcttaaaataatatcttattgtatttttggtgaatgtGTACACAATAAATTAGGTTccaatttgacaatttctatacaaattgttaaGTGATAATAGTTATgtttttcataatgtgtcaacattctgttattctggttgttccatttccaattcATTTAGGTCCTTCTCATGCTGAAGCCTCCTGTCTTGGCCTCCTTGCTCTACTGCACGTTACTTAGCCTTTCCTGTACTGTACTTATCCCTGATTCCCCTTCTCCCCACAGTGGCATGATTCTCTTCAAATCATTTGtaccttctccctctctccttccctgagCTAGCTACCAGGACCATAGAAGGAAGCTAAAGATCTGCCTGTTGGGCTCCACCCCTGTGGTGGTTTTTCTCTCCCCAGATACTGCTTTCCTGCTAAGTGACGCTCATGTCACGGCCATGCTCCAGTGCCTGGAAGCAGTGGAACAGAACAACCCCCGCCTCCTGGCTCAGATCGATGCATCTATGGTAAACGGGGCAAGGCGTCATCCGTGTCTGTGCTGGGCCTCTGGGTCTCACCATGATGTAACTCTCTGCTTCTTCAGTTAGGCAGTTGTGAACTGAGAGGctttcgttaaaaaaaaaaatgattggagagaagggggagggaCCATCAAATACCTACTGAAGTAAAAAGTCTAAGCTTAGGTCTGTTTGGAAGGGAgagtctgttttttttaaacttttgggATCCTGAGTCTGAGAAATCACCTCCCTAAAGGCAGACTTGACGGAGGGTTGAAGAGAAGAGGGATGATTCCGAATCAGGAGTAGAGTTTACAGAATGGTCTAGTATTACACAGGATCATTTATAACCGTGAAGTATAAAGAAACTTTTGTTGCTTATAGTTAACTCTCTAATCACTCACCCCATCACTAATAGACTAGTCAGTATCTCCACTAGAATGGAATCAGAGCCCTTACTCCTGTTAGAAGGGATTCCCTAGCTGTCCTGCTTGTTTTAATTTGGTTCTTGGTTACCATCCATTGAATACTTACTTTCTGTATGCCAGGCGTGTGCAGTGCACAATATCTGCATcgtcacatttaatcctcacaactcgtGAAGGTAGACGTTAATCTCATTTTATAAAGGAGACCACGGAAGCACAGAGAAGAGAAGTCACTTGCCCCAGATTTGGACCAAATAGCTTATAAGTGAGggggctgggatttgaatcccCGGTCTGTCAACTTCTGATGGCACACATAAAGTCTTAAGCACTTTGTTGTGCTGCCTGTGTGATCAAGGCACTCCCAGTTTGAccacccagaagcagaagctgtgGTATATGGCAAGACTTTGAGGTTTCTCTTAGAAACAGCTGAGTATAATAGAGGGTAGCTATCCTGTGTCTGCAAGGAGCCTGACGGTGCAAtgtttaagtgttcagctgctaactgagaggttgattCGAACCTACtcagcagctctatgggagaaagacctgccaatctgctcctataaagattacaatctagaaaaccctatgggggagttttactctgtcccatgaggttgctatgagtcagaaatcgactcgatggtacctaacgacaacaacatgctATGTCTACAGTCCAGGGCTGCTGCCAAAGGCCAGCTTCTACCAGCATTGCTGCGGTGCTGAGTGCCCCTCCCTGAGGGCCTCTAGCCTTGTCTctcacactcttttttttttttttcctctttttttttagtttgccaGGAAGCATGAGAGCCCACTGTTGGTGACAAAGAGCCAGAGCCTGACAGCACTGCCTGGTTCCACATATACCCCTCCAACCAGTTACACTCAGCATTCCTACTTTGGGTCATTCTCTAGCCTCCACCAATCCATGCTCAACCATGGTAAGGGGGTGGGAAGGTGTGGGTATTACGTGTTCCCGTGGCCCTTGAATGTAGAAGACTTTGTTCATGCTCACAGACTGAGTATAGAGCCTTGGGTTGGTGCAGTTTGTCAAACTTCATGTCTTAATAATGATATCTTAGAAAGTTACATAGCAACTAGCCTAAGCTAATTCAGTAGCATCATTTAATTAACAGAAGAAAGAGATGTTTTTAAATTCTCCTGGGTTTCTCATTCACCTTGCCAAGGAGGCATTTAAACAATAATAGTTAACAGTCACTGAGTGCCtgccatgtgccaggctctgttgtAATCAATTTCTATGTATTATTTTCTCCCTGATCCTCGTAACagtcctatgaggtaggtattactATTTacgctcattttacagatggacatgcACACTAATAAGCaatgcagccactgtctcaggaGCCCACATACTTGACTTAGCTGCTtctgaataattttttattttactttattgacCTTTTTGGAGGCGATGCTATGTGTAACGTGGTCCTTGGAGTTGGGTCCATTATCCATGGGGGTTTGGTCCTTAGTTGTAGAAAAAGCCCTTGTGAAAGAAGTACCACAGGATTCCAGCCCACAtttctcttccctttctttttatgtcCCAGAGAGAAAATCTTCATTTTCACTCTCTGGCCCTTCCCGGAAACCTCAAGAAAACAGAGGACACGTCTCACTGGCAGAGGATCAACCCGTTCAAGCCTCTCTGCTTTCAATCTCTGCGTTAGCCAGGGATTCTCCCATATCCCCAAATGAGATGAGCTCCAGCACTCTGACCAGCCCCGTAGAGGCATCCTGGGTCAGCAGCCAGAATGAATCCCCAAGTGATGCCAGTGAGGGGCCCGAGTACCTGGCCATCGGCAACCAGGACCCCCGAAGCCGGACCGCCAGCTGTCAGAGTCAAAGCAGCAACACTGAGAGCAGTGGCTTCAATTTGTTCTCCTCCAGCAGCTCCCAGAAGCCAGATTCTGCTGCTTCCTCTCTGGGGGACCAGGAGGGAGATGGGCAGAGTCAGCTGTCTAGTGTCCTTCGCAGGTCCAGCTACTCAGAGGGGCAGACCCTCACGGTCACCAGTGGAACAAAAAAGAACCACACTCGCTCTCATTCAGATACCAACATTATCTCCAGCGGAGCCGCAGGTAATGATAGACGCCAGGTGGCCTCCTGGATTTAGGGTAGCAGGGAGATTTGTTCCTGGGGCTCTCCAGCTGGCAGGAAGAGAAGTTGTGTTTCTGATGCCATGACAGGTACCCTGCTTAGGATGAAAGAGAGAAGTCGGTAACATAATATGGATACTCAAGAAATCTCTGTGAGGCATCTTTAGGTTCACTCCTTGATACGTCACTAAATATTAAATGTTTTCCTGAGCATCAGACAATAGTCATGGCAGTTCAAGTTTTAAATGTATCTCTCAGATCGAGGGGAATTACTAACGAGCTTTAAAAATAATTCCGTCAAATTCCTCCTCTTTCTGTGATTCCTTAGAAGTTTGGTCAGGATGTAATTCCAATATGAGAAAGGCAAAGTGATATTTGGGTTTCTTAATTAAAattaaggagctgtggtggcgcaaaggttaagcactcagttgctaattgaaaggtaggctgttcgaacccacccagcagcttcatgggagaaaagatctggcaatctgctcctgtaaagatcacagcctagaaaacccaatagggcaattctactctgtcacgaggtgttgctatgaatcagaatcaatttgacagctcctaacaacaagaacagttaAAACTAGGGGTGTGAGCAAGTGTGGGTGATGTGACCTAGTAAGTAAGTAGGTGGGGCTGACTGCTGCCTCACTAATTCAGGTTGAGAGGCAGGCACGTAAGGAGGTCCTGGCCATGGGTACCTCCCAGAGAAAGCCCAGCTGGTAGCAGCGAGCAGCCTAGACATGGGGAAGGTGGCTACCATTGCTTTTGCCATCTCTCTGCCATCATCTTTCCCAGGTTGTTGGTATCTGGCAGGCTTTGGTTGGGTTCGTTTATAGAAGAATCTCCCTAATGACAAGTACAACATGGACCTTTGTGTTCAGAGTCAGTTCTGGTTGGTGAAgctccaaaaataaaatataaaaaaggtaaaaagacacGCAAGAAAAGATTTCCTTTAGTAGCTGGAGCTGCCATTGacttctttttttgtaatttctaAATGGTGAGATCCAAGGCCCTCATCAGAAACTTTCTGAATGAAAAcgctttgtctatgttttccctcAAGAATCTGGTTTGACTTACTGGAattcttttggaaaaaaatctCCAACTCAAAGCCTGTCTTCCCACCAGCTTCCCTAGATGTGAAGAGTGCTTGGGTTAGATCCTTGCTTCACATCTCCTGTTGTGGGGCTTGTATCTAGTGTATTCAGGCCACTGGCCTCTGAGCATGTAAAACTTCCCTGCCCCCGTTCTTGAATCCACTTGGATTCCAGAAACCACGGTAACCTGCATTGGGAAAGGGAGCCAGGAAAACCTATGCAGAAGAGCCTGAGGGAGCGTGGGTCCTACGAAGCTTCTTGTACAAGTCATTTCCTCCTTCAGCATGAGGGTTCCCTCTCACAAGCTAGGTCCCCACCTTTGTTAGGTAAAAGgacactcttttttttctctctctctctattcttGTTTGCTCTGGACCTGTCTTTCTACCTACAGGAGGCCCCAGGAATATCACCATTATAGTTGAAGATCCCATTGCAGGTTTGGGAGCCAGTCCTCCTCCTTTCTGTCCTCCACCTCCTCTTTCTTCCGCTCCTCTGTGACCATCTTGCTTACTTCAGAACCTACTTTTCCATTCTGGTGTCAaatcaagtctggctagtctgtCCTGCTATGATGGTTGAACCTGTCTATAAAATGACACTGGTATTTTGCATGATATGTTTTCTGCCCACAACTTCCAAATGCCTAATTCAGCCTCCCAGCAGTGTCTGGGAGGCAGAGCAAGAATGACCAATTCTGTTCAGCCCAGAGGTGAAACTGAGGCCTGCTATATGTCTCAGGCATCATGATGAATCGGTGGCAAAATTTTTCATATAACTGGGTACTTACTAttggattattttcttttccttgaatTAATACCAGAATGTGTTTTCTCCCCTTTCTGTGGTCTTCGATATAGGTGCATGTGTGTTGCCTCTCCTGGAGCCCCCAATTTCCATTTCCTTTCacctgtcttcctctcctcccattCAATCCATTGCACAGAATTTTTCTAGTGACTTAAGTCTTTTTCCTTGGTTTTCCTGGTAGTGTTTAAACTCAGATTTGTGTTCCACTCTGGATACCATAATTCAAGGAAATACTGATACTGGAATGTGTCTGTAAGACAGAATGGTGAGGAGGAGCTGAAAACCCTGGCCTCCTGGGAATGGGtgaagccactgggtgtgttAGCTTAGGAAAGAGACggttaaagagaaataaagtctgcAGCACCACTATTTAGTAGCTGGAGCTGCCAATGACTTCTTTTTTCATAATTTCTAAAAAGGTGAGATCTAAGGCCCTCATCAGAAACTTTCTGGATGAAAACCACTGTTTAGAAGAGCATTGTTCTTAAAGGAGAAAGTAAGACCATCATTTAGAAGAGCTTTGTTGTTATGTAAGAAGACAGATTTCAAGTGAGCATATTAAGAGCtccgccgctaaccaaaaaggttggcagttcaaatccacgggtgctccttggaaacccagtggggacagttctactctgccctatagggttgctatgagtcggaatcgacctggcTGCATCAGGTTATAAGGAGACTCTCTAAGATATAGAGCTGTTCATTTGAACGGGCAACATCAGGAGGTCGCAAGCCCAAAGTGAAAGCTGGATGGCCGTATGTTGTGAAGAAGTAGGTTGTTATtgttggggtttgtgttgtgcaCTAAGTTTCACTGGGGATCTCAAAGTCCCCTCACTGGTTTCTCCTCAGTTCAATAGAGAGGAGCAGAGCCAGGGCCACCAGAAGTCTTTGAGGCCCAAGGAGAACACAACATTATCTCTTACCACACAGCAGCTTCTTTGCAAGAGGAGCAGCTGACAAGTTGGCACCGCCTGTCAGGGAAATGGGTTGGATGCAACTCATTCATTCTCCCAGAGCATCCTGCTCATTTCTTAGGCTCCACCTGCTTTTCCACCTGCCCTTCTTCTGTGGGACTGGAAAATCTGTATTTCCGTTTTGAAAATACCAGCTTCTCATTTCCTGAGAGCCCTGCCTGTTGCTATTTCTCCACTCCCAACTCTCACTATTCCTTGAAAACTTCTCCCTAGGTACCTCCTACTTTGCCACCCTTCTCCTGAAAcctctccttttcttcttcagtaaatcTGCACCCATAGCCCTGTGGCTGAGTCCTTTGGTCTCTCAAATTCCAGCCGTTGTCCTTGGCTTCACAAGCATTGCCTTGATGCCTTTTTTAAGGACGTTGctggattttattttgttattctgCCAATTCAGAATTGGGTTAAATTTATAGGTCTGAGAAATTTACATTTCAGATTCAGAATTTGTTTAGTGAATATAAGAGTATACATCTTCTGATACTGTTTTAAAATCTATGGtctaaacagaacaaaacaaaaaaacctagcaTCAAGGTGTCAGAAAAACTTGTATCTGAGGACTGTTTTCTGAATTGGTTTGTCAAGAGGGTAGAAATTGGCTGATATTCCTGGAACATTTATTTggtaagaagatggaagaaaagagAACTAGATTCATGAATCCATTATTTGATTGTTTTTCACCTTTGTGTTGCCCATCCTGGGTCATGTTTCTCTTTCCCCTTAGATCATTCTGacttcccatttccttcttgcggTGTGTTCCTGCATCATTGGGCTGTTCCCTGTTGGTGTGCTGCCTTGCTCCTTTTAGGGAGGGTATTGGAATGGGGGCAGTTAAATGCTGAAACTCTGAAGTTGGGAACGTACCTGTCACTCaccttgtatgtttgtttttactCCCTGGTGGTCACTGATACTAGAGTCCTGCAATGATAAGTCGAAGTTAAGAGGCTCCGTGCCCTACTCTGGCCAAAGCAGTGAAGCCAGCACACCCAGCTCTCTGTACATGGAGTATGGTAAGTGAGCTTCGTACCAGAAGGGCCAGAGCTGAACGTCTCTCTTTTCTCTGCAGTCCCCTTGTCCCTGCTAAGCTCTGAGCTTCGTGGCTCATCTCAACTCTATGGTGGATACACACTGTCCGGTTTCACCTTCCTATTCATCATTTTCAACCCCTGTGCTAGAAATCACATTTGCCTGCCGTTTCTCTCACTTCTCTCTGACTTAGGGGTCCCACCCTCTCTTACGCCATGGGTGTTATCCCCTCATATGTCTGTCGATCCAAACAGAAGGGCTCTGAGTGGATGAGAGGACCTTGAAAAGAGGCCTTTGAGTAGCTGGGCTTAGTTACCGGAGGCCAAACTCCACGTTGAAATCATCCAGGGTAGAAAGCCTTTTGTGttcttttctgactcatagcaaaaggcttttgtttgtttgttttcttgtccGGTAGAAGGGAGAGTATGTCATCTTTAAATTTAAGTGGTGAAAAGATTGTCTGTTGTCACCACCTGAGGCTGGGCTCTCTCCGTTTATTCCAGCATTCTCTAACCAAGGGATTTAGTGCTCTGGGATTTGAGATTCAGAGAAATTTCTTTAGAAGGCAGACATCTTCTTTCCAACCTCTAATTCCCTGTTACCTGGGAAGACTTGGGAGCATCTTTAGTGGTAAAATCTTCAGACTTCTCGAAGAAGCTTGGCTGTTACAGATTTGCGTTCTAACTCAGATTTTGACATCCACATTTCGTTTTCCCACAGAAGGTGGTCAGTATCTGTGCTCAGGGGAAGGCATGTTCCGCCAGCCATCAGAAGGGCAGTCCCTCATCAGCTACCTCTCTGAGCAGGACTTTGGCAGCTGTGCAGACCTGGAAAAGGTGAGAGATCTGAGTTGGGAGATCTGGCCTGAGGGACAATGGTGGCATTTGAACCGATGAAATTTTGGGGACACAGCAGTGACACGGGTTCAGACTATAGTGAACATAACTTCAACGAGTTCTATTTCTGGAAAACTCTTTAGGGAGTGTGTGCTCCTCACTGGATCTAGAAACGTTATACTGATTTTGTCTTAGAAGCCACCTTGGGCAGTGAGGCGTTGAATCTTAGCCACGTGATAGTTGTTGCCCTGAATCTAGAACCTTACGTAAATGGTATTTCCCAGAATCAGCTTCTATATTTTGTTCTAAGGCTCAGCTATGTAATAAATAACACCCATGTAGCATTTTATAGTTTGCAAAGCACTTTATTGTGAAATATCACATTTAATTAATACTATGTGTAAAGGTGTATGTGTTTAGGACAGACCCTAATAAGAAATCCTAGGCTTCTTGTCTATCATATTTTTATGTAGAAAGTGAGAAAGGAAGGGACAGGCATGAGAGCAAAGAGAATATGGAACAGGTTTTCTGGCCATCAGCTTTCCTGAAGTGTGCATTTCCCCAGAGTGTTTTTAATAAAAGCAGTGCATATCTTAGAAGCTCCATTTTCCGACATTATAATCAGTGAGATATTTGTTACTCCCAGACCCTTGCCCAGCAACTTCTTtgctgctcccctccccccaggagAATGCCCACTTCAGCATCTCAGAGTCCTTGATTGCCGCCATTGAGCTAATGAAGTGCAACATGATGAGCCAGTGCCtgcaagaagaggaagaggaggaggaagacagcGATAGAGAGATCCAGGAACTGAAACAGAAGATTCGCCTTCGTCGCCAGCAGATCCGCACGAAGAACCTGTTCCCTGGGTACCAGGAGGCTGAACATGGAAGTGAGTGAGGCCTGTGAACACCTTTAGCGCCTGCTGGACTTCCTTTTTTGTCTTCATTTGGGGTTATCCCCAGGCTAAGGGATCTTCTGCTGTCAGAAAGATATTTCTATggtgttctaattttttttctagcaaACTAGGAATGCTTGTCCTGGAGTTTGTCCATTTCCTATCTCAGAAACAACTTCTTTTCAAAATGGATTTCTGATATGAGAGCTAAGACTGCTGGTCCCAGATTCTCTTCCCAGATAGGAGTACCTTCTATTTACATGAAACTTCCTGGGGAGTAGACCAGTAAGAACTGGATTCCACGTTACTAGCCAAGGTTCTGTTTGCTTCTCCCTGTTGAGGTCCTACGAGGTTCCTTTCATTGTGACCCTAGAAGGGATAGGAGAACACTTTGTCTCCtgttttacacttttttttctctccctgcgTAACAGGCTTTTGGGTCACTTCCAGCAGCTCGCAGTTCAGTTCACGTGATTCAACACAGTTCTCTGACTCTGGCTCTGCTGATGAGGTTGACGAATTAGAAATCCAAGGTAAGAAGTGACAATTTGTTACAAGAAAGCTttcattagctttttttttttttttttttcccaatttgaaTCAGAGACTGTGAAGTTTTCCCTAAGTAGGGATCTTCATTATGGTCCATTATGGAATATTGTTGGCGATCATA encodes the following:
- the RUBCN gene encoding run domain Beclin-1-interacting and cysteine-rich domain-containing protein isoform X4; translation: MRPEGSGMELDGCGERLPEESRREHWQLLGNLKTTVEGLVSTNSPNVWSKYGGLERLCRDMQSILYHGLIHDQVCCGQTDYWQFVKDIRWLSPHSALHVEKFISLHENSQSSTDDVSERAIAELWLQHSLRCHCLSAQLRPLLGDRQYIRKFYTDTAFLLSDAHVTAMLQCLEAVEQNNPRLLAQIDASMFARKHESPLLVTKSQSLTALPGSTYTPPTSYTQHSYFGSFSSLHQSMLNHERKSSFSLSGPSRKPQENRGHVSLAEDQPVQASLLSISALARDSPISPNEMSSSTLTSPVEASWVSSQNESPSDASEGPEYLAIGNQDPRSRTASCQSQSSNTESSGFNLFSSSSSQKPDSAASSLGDQEGDGQSQLSSVLRRSSYSEGQTLTVTSGTKKNHTRSHSDTNIISSGAAESCNDKSKLRGSVPYSGQSSEASTPSSLYMEYEGGQYLCSGEGMFRQPSEGQSLISYLSEQDFGSCADLEKENAHFSISESLIAAIELMKCNMMSQCLQEEEEEEEDSDREIQELKQKIRLRRQQIRTKNLFPGYQEAEHGSFWVTSSSSQFSSRDSTQFSDSGSADEVDELEIQDADIRRNTASNSKPCMSSQSLSHCFLHSTSAEAVAMGLLKQFEGMQLPAASELEWLVPEHDAPQKLLPIPDSLPISPDDGQHADIYKLRIRVRGNLEWAPPRPQIIFNVHPAPARKIAVAKQNYRCAGCGIRTDPDYIKRLRYCEYLGKYFCQCCHENAQMIIPSRVLRKWDFSKYYVSNFSKDLLSKIWNDPLFNVQDINSALYRKVKLLNQVRLLRVQLYHMKNMFKTCRLAKELLDSFDTVPGHLTEDLHLYSLNDLAATRKGELGPRLAELTRAGATHVNRCMRIDEFI
- the RUBCN gene encoding run domain Beclin-1-interacting and cysteine-rich domain-containing protein isoform X1, with amino-acid sequence MRPEGSGMELDGCGERLPEESRREHWQLLGNLKTTVEGLVSTNSPNVWSKYGGLERLCRDMQSILYHGLIHDQVCCGQTDYWQFVKDIRWLSPHSALHVEKFISLHENSQSSTDDVSERAIAELWLQHSLRCHCLSAQLRPLLGDRQYIRKFYTDTAFLLSDAHVTAMLQCLEAVEQNNPRLLAQIDASMFARKHESPLLVTKSQSLTALPGSTYTPPTSYTQHSYFGSFSSLHQSMLNHERKSSFSLSGPSRKPQENRGHVSLAEDQPVQASLLSISALARDSPISPNEMSSSTLTSPVEASWVSSQNESPSDASEGPEYLAIGNQDPRSRTASCQSQSSNTESSGFNLFSSSSSQKPDSAASSLGDQEGDGQSQLSSVLRRSSYSEGQTLTVTSGTKKNHTRSHSDTNIISSGAAESCNDKSKLRGSVPYSGQSSEASTPSSLYMEYEGGQYLCSGEGMFRQPSEGQSLISYLSEQDFGSCADLEKENAHFSISESLIAAIELMKCNMMSQCLQEEEEEEEDSDREIQELKQKIRLRRQQIRTKNLFPGYQEAEHGSFWVTSSSSQFSSRDSTQFSDSGSADEVDELEIQDADIRRNTASNSKPCMSSQSLSHCFLHSTSAEAVAMGLLKQFEGMQLPAASELEWLVPEHDAPQKLLPIPDSLPISPDDGQHADIYKLRIRVRGNLEWAPPRPQIIFNVHPAPARKIAVAKQNYRCAGCGIRTDPDYIKRLRYCEYLGKYFCQCCHENAQMIIPSRVLRKWDFSKYYVSNFSKDLLSKIWNDPLFNVQDINSALYRKVKLLNQVRLLRVQLYHMKNMFKTCRLAKELLDSFDTVPGHLTEDLHLYSLNDLAATRKGELGPRLAELTRAGATHVNRCMLCQAKGFICEFCQNEDDIIFPFELHKCRTCEECKACYHKACFKSGSCPRCERLQARRELLAKQSLESYLSDYEEEPTEALALEATSLETT
- the RUBCN gene encoding run domain Beclin-1-interacting and cysteine-rich domain-containing protein isoform X2, with the translated sequence MRPEGSGMELDGCGERLPEESRREHWQLLGNLKTTVEGLVSTNSPNVWSKYGGLERLCRDMQSILYHGLIHDQFISLHENSQSSTDDVSERAIAELWLQHSLRCHCLSAQLRPLLGDRQYIRKFYTDTAFLLSDAHVTAMLQCLEAVEQNNPRLLAQIDASMFARKHESPLLVTKSQSLTALPGSTYTPPTSYTQHSYFGSFSSLHQSMLNHERKSSFSLSGPSRKPQENRGHVSLAEDQPVQASLLSISALARDSPISPNEMSSSTLTSPVEASWVSSQNESPSDASEGPEYLAIGNQDPRSRTASCQSQSSNTESSGFNLFSSSSSQKPDSAASSLGDQEGDGQSQLSSVLRRSSYSEGQTLTVTSGTKKNHTRSHSDTNIISSGAAESCNDKSKLRGSVPYSGQSSEASTPSSLYMEYEGGQYLCSGEGMFRQPSEGQSLISYLSEQDFGSCADLEKENAHFSISESLIAAIELMKCNMMSQCLQEEEEEEEDSDREIQELKQKIRLRRQQIRTKNLFPGYQEAEHGSFWVTSSSSQFSSRDSTQFSDSGSADEVDELEIQDADIRRNTASNSKPCMSSQSLSHCFLHSTSAEAVAMGLLKQFEGMQLPAASELEWLVPEHDAPQKLLPIPDSLPISPDDGQHADIYKLRIRVRGNLEWAPPRPQIIFNVHPAPARKIAVAKQNYRCAGCGIRTDPDYIKRLRYCEYLGKYFCQCCHENAQMIIPSRVLRKWDFSKYYVSNFSKDLLSKIWNDPLFNVQDINSALYRKVKLLNQVRLLRVQLYHMKNMFKTCRLAKELLDSFDTVPGHLTEDLHLYSLNDLAATRKGELGPRLAELTRAGATHVNRCMLCQAKGFICEFCQNEDDIIFPFELHKCRTCEECKACYHKACFKSGSCPRCERLQARRELLAKQSLESYLSDYEEEPTEALALEATSLETT
- the RUBCN gene encoding run domain Beclin-1-interacting and cysteine-rich domain-containing protein isoform X3: MQSILYHGLIHDQVCCGQTDYWQFVKDIRWLSPHSALHVEKFISLHENSQSSTDDVSERAIAELWLQHSLRCHCLSAQLRPLLGDRQYIRKFYTDTAFLLSDAHVTAMLQCLEAVEQNNPRLLAQIDASMFARKHESPLLVTKSQSLTALPGSTYTPPTSYTQHSYFGSFSSLHQSMLNHERKSSFSLSGPSRKPQENRGHVSLAEDQPVQASLLSISALARDSPISPNEMSSSTLTSPVEASWVSSQNESPSDASEGPEYLAIGNQDPRSRTASCQSQSSNTESSGFNLFSSSSSQKPDSAASSLGDQEGDGQSQLSSVLRRSSYSEGQTLTVTSGTKKNHTRSHSDTNIISSGAAESCNDKSKLRGSVPYSGQSSEASTPSSLYMEYEGGQYLCSGEGMFRQPSEGQSLISYLSEQDFGSCADLEKENAHFSISESLIAAIELMKCNMMSQCLQEEEEEEEDSDREIQELKQKIRLRRQQIRTKNLFPGYQEAEHGSFWVTSSSSQFSSRDSTQFSDSGSADEVDELEIQDADIRRNTASNSKPCMSSQSLSHCFLHSTSAEAVAMGLLKQFEGMQLPAASELEWLVPEHDAPQKLLPIPDSLPISPDDGQHADIYKLRIRVRGNLEWAPPRPQIIFNVHPAPARKIAVAKQNYRCAGCGIRTDPDYIKRLRYCEYLGKYFCQCCHENAQMIIPSRVLRKWDFSKYYVSNFSKDLLSKIWNDPLFNVQDINSALYRKVKLLNQVRLLRVQLYHMKNMFKTCRLAKELLDSFDTVPGHLTEDLHLYSLNDLAATRKGELGPRLAELTRAGATHVNRCMLCQAKGFICEFCQNEDDIIFPFELHKCRTCEECKACYHKACFKSGSCPRCERLQARRELLAKQSLESYLSDYEEEPTEALALEATSLETT